A genomic stretch from Buchnera aphidicola BCc includes:
- the rpsO gene encoding 30S ribosomal protein S15 produces the protein MLKDTLKVKNLVMKYGKSYLNTGSSSVQIALLTRKINYLQKHFILHKEDHCGRKGLLNMVSRRRKLLDYLKSNQYENYLFLIKKLGLRH, from the coding sequence ATGCTAAAAGATACATTAAAAGTAAAGAATTTAGTAATGAAATATGGAAAATCTTATCTTAATACTGGATCTTCATCTGTTCAAATTGCATTATTAACTAGAAAAATAAATTATTTACAAAAACATTTTATATTGCATAAAGAAGATCATTGTGGTCGAAAAGGATTATTAAATATGGTTTCTCGTCGTAGAAAATTATTAGATTACTTAAAATCTAATCAATATGAAAATTATCTTTTTCTAATTAAAAAATTAGGTTTACGTCATTAA
- a CDS encoding ribosomal RNA large subunit methyltransferase E, with protein sequence MILKKRSKSSKNWLKRNFNDPYIKERNKKKLRSRSWFKLKEIDESEKIFKKGMNVIDLGSNPGGWSEYTLKKIGKSGKIFACDILPMRFLKDIVFFCGDISNSDFLKKIFLFLDKYSWNVVMSDISPNICGYSVIDNSNMFKLSNIVLKISRHVLSNNGYLIIKLFQGYGFNKYMKKIRNIFELVKIYKPNASRVNSREVFIIAYGCKK encoded by the coding sequence ATGATTTTAAAAAAAAGAAGTAAAAGTTCTAAAAATTGGTTAAAAAGAAATTTTAATGATCCTTATATTAAAGAAAGAAATAAAAAAAAACTAAGATCTAGATCATGGTTTAAATTAAAAGAAATAGATGAATCAGAAAAAATATTTAAAAAAGGAATGAATGTTATAGATTTAGGTTCTAATCCAGGAGGTTGGTCAGAATATACTTTAAAAAAAATTGGAAAATCAGGAAAAATTTTTGCATGTGATATTTTACCTATGCGATTTTTAAAAGATATTGTTTTTTTTTGTGGAGATATATCTAATTCAGATTTCTTAAAAAAAATATTTTTATTTTTAGACAAATATTCTTGGAATGTAGTTATGTCTGATATATCACCAAATATTTGTGGTTATTCTGTTATTGATAATTCTAATATGTTTAAATTAAGTAATATTGTATTAAAAATTTCTAGACATGTATTATCAAATAATGGATATTTAATAATTAAATTATTTCAAGGTTATGGTTTTAATAAATATATGAAAAAAATTCGAAATATATTTGAATTAGTAAAAATTTATAAACCTAATGCTTCTCGTGTCAATTCTCGTGAAGTTTTTATTATAGCTTATGGATGTAAGAAATAA
- the secG gene encoding preprotein translocase subunit SecG has protein sequence MYTFLFIIFTLISSMLIAIILFQSSTSNELSTTTNDYSSQLFTENSKSNVFIYVILILLIIFFLVCLILCRYSNWAIYNLHM, from the coding sequence ATGTATACATTTTTATTTATCATTTTTACCCTTATTTCTTCTATGTTAATTGCTATTATTTTATTTCAATCTAGTACTAGTAATGAATTATCTACTACAACAAACGATTATTCATCACAATTATTTACTGAAAATTCTAAAAGTAATGTATTTATTTATGTTATATTAATCTTATTAATAATATTTTTTTTGGTATGTTTAATCTTATGTAGATATAGTAATTGGGCTATATACAATTTACATATGTAA
- the infB gene encoding translation initiation factor IF-2, producing the protein MKKKNICSKNNTSISLKSVNKEENKKNINSFFEKKKEKILKSNILNKKNILRIKKKDSKNLESKKKRKKENFNQLTNNYKENTNINKNKKNIKNNKKKKIFISKNSEKRFFSNKKRISKTKIYNSKLQQKFVKPSKILNKKIIIGDFISVVNLSKKMAIKSSKVIKNLLNLGISATSEKILDQDTAQLVSEDMGYQVFLHQENMLEVSLMKNRNLNISKKKKRPPIVTIMGHVDHGKTSLLDYIRSSKIASKEKGGITQHIGAYHVNTKKGTITFLDTPGHSAFTAMRARGTNVTDIVVLVAAADDGVMPQTIEAIQHAQNAKVPIIVAINKIDKTKNNLEIIKKELIKYSIIPEEFGGENIFVLVSAKTGFGIDNLLSNILLQAEILELKSSYTSMAEGIVIESYLDKQCGPVATIIISEGILHINDIVICGLEYGKIKLLKNEYDKDVLSASPSIPIKVFGLSGVPNTGDLFTVVNNEKKARAVSIYRRKKLRELKFSNQKKTTIDHLFDNINIKNQSSINIILKTDFQGSLEAILDSLKLLSDKSIKINIIMSGVGAITQTDVSLSMTTTSILIGFNIRADFSARKIIELENLDIRYYSIIHDLINDIKNIKLGLLTPKNKNKIIGLAEVRNIFKSPKFGLIAGCMVIEGIIKKNNPIRILRNNIVIYEGELESLRHFKEDVLEVRRGMECGIGIKNYNDIKISDIIELFQIIK; encoded by the coding sequence ATGAAAAAAAAAAATATTTGTTCAAAAAATAATACATCTATAAGTTTAAAATCTGTGAATAAAGAAGAAAATAAAAAAAATATTAATTCTTTTTTTGAAAAAAAAAAAGAAAAAATATTAAAAAGTAATATTTTAAATAAAAAAAATATTTTAAGAATTAAAAAAAAAGATTCTAAAAATTTAGAATCTAAAAAAAAAAGAAAAAAAGAAAATTTCAATCAATTAACAAACAACTATAAAGAGAATACTAATATTAATAAAAATAAAAAAAATATAAAAAATAATAAAAAAAAAAAAATATTTATTTCAAAAAATTCTGAAAAACGATTTTTTTCTAATAAAAAAAGAATTTCTAAAACAAAAATATATAATTCTAAATTACAACAAAAATTTGTTAAACCGTCTAAAATTCTTAATAAAAAAATAATTATAGGAGATTTTATATCAGTAGTTAATTTATCTAAAAAAATGGCAATTAAAAGTTCTAAAGTTATAAAAAATTTATTAAATTTAGGTATTTCTGCAACTTCTGAAAAAATTTTAGATCAAGATACAGCTCAATTAGTATCAGAAGACATGGGTTATCAAGTATTTTTACATCAAGAAAATATGTTAGAAGTTTCTTTAATGAAAAATCGTAATTTAAATATTTCTAAAAAAAAAAAAAGACCACCTATAGTAACAATTATGGGGCATGTAGATCATGGAAAAACATCTTTATTAGATTATATTAGATCTTCTAAAATTGCTTCTAAAGAAAAAGGTGGTATAACACAACATATAGGTGCTTATCATGTAAATACTAAAAAAGGAACAATAACTTTTTTAGATACACCTGGACATTCTGCTTTTACTGCCATGAGAGCTCGTGGTACTAATGTTACTGATATTGTTGTTTTAGTAGCTGCTGCAGATGATGGCGTAATGCCTCAAACTATAGAAGCTATTCAACACGCTCAAAATGCTAAAGTTCCAATTATAGTCGCAATTAATAAAATTGATAAAACTAAAAATAATTTAGAAATTATTAAAAAAGAATTAATTAAATATTCTATTATTCCTGAAGAATTTGGAGGAGAAAACATATTTGTTTTAGTATCAGCAAAAACAGGTTTTGGAATTGATAATTTATTATCTAATATATTACTTCAAGCTGAAATATTAGAATTAAAATCTTCATATACAAGCATGGCTGAAGGTATAGTTATTGAATCATATTTAGACAAACAATGTGGTCCGGTAGCAACAATAATAATTTCTGAAGGTATTTTACATATTAATGATATTGTTATTTGTGGATTAGAATATGGTAAAATTAAATTACTAAAAAATGAATATGATAAAGATGTATTATCTGCATCTCCTTCAATTCCTATTAAAGTTTTTGGTTTATCTGGTGTTCCTAATACTGGAGATCTGTTTACTGTTGTTAATAATGAAAAAAAAGCTAGAGCTGTTTCTATATATCGCAGAAAAAAATTACGAGAATTAAAATTTTCTAATCAAAAAAAAACTACTATTGATCATTTATTTGATAATATTAATATAAAAAATCAATCAAGTATAAATATTATCTTAAAAACTGATTTTCAAGGTTCTTTAGAAGCTATTTTAGATTCCTTAAAATTGTTATCTGATAAATCTATTAAAATTAATATTATTATGTCTGGAGTAGGAGCTATTACACAAACTGATGTATCTCTTAGTATGACTACTACTTCTATATTAATTGGATTTAATATTAGAGCAGATTTTTCCGCAAGAAAAATTATTGAATTAGAAAATTTAGATATTAGATATTATTCTATAATACATGATTTAATTAATGATATTAAAAATATTAAATTAGGATTATTAACTCCGAAAAATAAAAATAAAATTATTGGATTAGCAGAAGTTAGAAATATATTTAAATCTCCAAAATTTGGATTAATTGCAGGGTGTATGGTAATTGAAGGTATAATTAAAAAAAATAATCCAATAAGAATTTTAAGAAATAACATAGTTATTTATGAAGGTGAATTAGAATCACTACGACATTTTAAAGAAGATGTTTTAGAAGTTCGTCGCGGTATGGAATGTGGTATAGGAATTAAAAATTATAATGATATTAAAATCAGTGATATTATTGAATTATTCCAAATAATAAAATAA
- the pnp gene encoding polyribonucleotide nucleotidyltransferase → MLKPIIHKFKYGKHNIILETGVIARQATASVLASMDDTTVLITIVSDNTTIPGQKFFPLVVNYQERTYAAGRIPGGFFRREGRPSENEILISRLIDRPIRPLFPKDFLYEVQIIATVISVNPQINPDIISIIGSSAALCLSGLPFLGPIGAARIGFLNNKYILNPSIEKIKKSSLDLVVSGTKNTIFMVEAEASILSEDNILNAILFGHESQQSLIDNIYLFSDKANKIPNIYKNIYKPDKQIFNLISKKIKKDINKAYYILKKKERLKKLNDIKQKVTSELLNNDSQLTSSKIEESIYFLERNIVRKRILKGKLRIDGRINNEVRKIDVRTGILPRVHGSALFTRGETQALVSATLGTSRDAQNLDDLLGDRTDNFLFHYNFPPYSVGEIGIVGSPKRREIGHGKLAKRSFLAVMPNIEDFPYTIRLVSEITESNGSSSMASVCGASLALMDAGVPIKSAIAGIAMGLIKENDSYIILSDILGDEDYLGDMDFKVSGSRLGITALQMDIKVSGITSDIIRSALYQAKSARLKILDIMENTLQIPRSDISKFAPRIYTIKINPEKIKDVIGKGGSIIRMLTEETGTVIEIKDDGIVKISAINGEKAKYAIKRIQEITEDIQIGKIYSGKVTRILDFGAFVSIGFGKEGLIHISQISNKRIDKVINHLKINQIIFVKVLEVDRQGRIRLSMKNI, encoded by the coding sequence TTGTTAAAACCAATTATACATAAATTTAAGTATGGAAAACATAATATTATTTTAGAAACCGGAGTAATAGCTCGACAAGCTACTGCTTCAGTTTTAGCAAGTATGGATGATACTACAGTATTAATAACTATTGTTAGTGATAATACTACTATTCCTGGGCAAAAATTTTTTCCTTTAGTAGTAAATTATCAAGAACGAACTTATGCTGCTGGTAGAATACCCGGTGGATTTTTTCGTCGTGAAGGACGACCTAGTGAAAATGAAATTTTAATTTCTCGATTGATTGATAGACCAATTAGACCTTTATTTCCTAAAGATTTTTTATATGAAGTGCAAATTATTGCAACAGTTATTTCTGTAAATCCACAAATTAATCCTGATATTATTTCTATAATTGGTTCATCTGCAGCATTATGTTTATCAGGATTACCTTTCTTAGGTCCTATTGGTGCAGCTCGTATTGGTTTTTTAAATAATAAATATATTTTAAATCCTTCTATAGAAAAAATAAAAAAAAGTAGTTTAGATTTAGTAGTTTCTGGAACTAAAAATACTATTTTTATGGTAGAAGCTGAAGCTAGCATATTGTCTGAAGATAATATTTTAAATGCTATATTATTTGGTCATGAATCTCAACAATCGTTAATTGATAATATTTATTTGTTTTCTGATAAAGCAAATAAAATACCAAATATATATAAAAATATTTATAAACCTGATAAACAGATATTTAATTTAATTTCTAAAAAAATAAAAAAAGACATTAATAAAGCATATTATATTTTAAAGAAAAAAGAGAGATTAAAAAAATTAAATGATATTAAACAAAAAGTTACTTCAGAATTATTAAACAACGATAGTCAATTAACTAGTTCAAAAATTGAAGAAAGTATTTATTTTTTAGAACGTAATATTGTAAGAAAACGTATTTTAAAAGGAAAATTAAGAATAGATGGTCGTATCAACAATGAGGTTAGAAAAATAGATGTAAGAACAGGTATATTACCAAGAGTTCACGGATCTGCTCTTTTTACTCGAGGAGAAACACAAGCTTTAGTATCAGCAACCTTAGGGACATCTCGAGATGCACAAAATTTAGATGATTTATTAGGAGACAGAACAGATAATTTTTTATTTCATTATAATTTTCCACCTTATTCAGTAGGAGAAATAGGAATAGTAGGATCTCCAAAAAGAAGAGAAATAGGACATGGTAAGTTAGCTAAACGCAGTTTTTTAGCTGTTATGCCAAATATTGAAGATTTTCCATATACAATTCGTTTAGTATCTGAAATAACTGAATCTAATGGATCTTCTTCTATGGCTTCTGTTTGTGGTGCATCTTTAGCTTTAATGGATGCTGGAGTTCCTATTAAATCCGCAATTGCTGGAATTGCAATGGGTTTAATTAAAGAAAATGATTCTTATATAATTCTTTCTGATATATTAGGTGATGAAGATTATTTAGGTGATATGGATTTTAAAGTATCAGGAAGTAGATTAGGTATTACTGCTTTACAAATGGATATTAAAGTTTCTGGAATTACTAGTGATATTATTAGATCTGCTTTATATCAAGCAAAATCAGCTAGATTAAAAATATTAGATATTATGGAAAATACTTTACAAATTCCTAGAAGTGATATTTCAAAATTTGCTCCTAGAATTTATACTATAAAAATAAATCCAGAAAAAATAAAAGATGTTATTGGAAAAGGAGGTTCAATTATTAGAATGCTGACAGAAGAAACTGGTACTGTTATTGAAATTAAAGATGATGGAATAGTAAAAATTTCTGCAATTAATGGTGAAAAAGCTAAATATGCAATTAAAAGAATACAAGAAATCACTGAAGATATACAAATAGGAAAAATTTATTCAGGAAAAGTTACAAGAATTTTAGATTTTGGAGCTTTTGTTTCTATCGGATTTGGTAAAGAAGGATTAATTCATATTTCTCAAATTTCTAATAAAAGAATTGATAAAGTGATAAATCATTTAAAAATTAATCAAATTATTTTTGTAAAAGTTTTAGAGGTTGATCGACAAGGTCGAATAAGATTAAGTATGAAGAATATTTAA
- the ftsH gene encoding ATP-dependent zinc metalloprotease FtsH, with protein sequence MVKNLILWFFGIFLLTSLFQNINFNNISNKKISYSNFLLEVNNNKIQNAQINGKEVLVTRKDLTQYMTYIPIYDPKLLDTLLQKNISITGILPEEQSILVSVIISWCPIFLLVGAWIFFMKKIQNNNRKGALSFSKSKAKILSKNKIKITFSDIAGCDEAKEEVSELVEYLKEPKKFQKLGGKIPKGILMVGPPGTGKTLLAKAIAGEANVPFFTISGSDFVEMFVGVGAARVRNMFENSRKYAPCIIFIDEIDAVGRQRGAGFGGGHDEREQTLNQILVEMDGFEGNEGIILIAATNRPDVLDPALLRPGRFDRKVIVSLPNIQGRKDILKIHMKKIPISDDVIPEVLAKSTPGFSGADLANLVNESALLAARNNKNSVSMIEFEKSKDKIIMGSERKSIFLTEHQKESIAYHEAGHAIVGKLVPDNDPIHKVTIIPRGQSLGMTLFLPENDVLNVNRQKLESQISILYGGRLAEEIIYGIKKVSTGSDHDIKVATNLARKMVTRWGFSEKLGPLLYSEEDKEVFFGKSVINSKFISNETIRIIDEEVKLLIDINYQRAKKILNENIDILHAMKDALLKYETINSSQIKDLMSRKITCS encoded by the coding sequence ATGGTTAAAAATTTAATTTTATGGTTTTTTGGTATTTTTTTATTAACTTCGTTATTTCAAAATATAAATTTTAATAATATAAGTAATAAAAAAATTAGTTATTCTAATTTTTTATTAGAAGTTAATAATAATAAAATTCAAAATGCTCAAATTAATGGAAAAGAAGTCTTAGTTACTAGGAAAGATTTAACTCAGTACATGACATATATTCCTATTTATGATCCTAAATTATTAGATACTTTATTACAAAAAAATATTAGTATCACTGGTATTCTTCCGGAAGAACAAAGTATTTTAGTTTCTGTTATTATTTCTTGGTGTCCTATATTTTTATTAGTTGGAGCATGGATTTTTTTTATGAAAAAAATTCAAAATAATAATAGAAAAGGAGCTTTGTCATTTAGTAAAAGTAAAGCAAAAATATTGTCTAAAAATAAAATTAAGATTACTTTTTCTGATATTGCAGGATGTGATGAAGCAAAAGAAGAAGTTTCAGAATTAGTTGAATATTTAAAAGAACCTAAAAAATTTCAAAAGTTAGGAGGTAAAATTCCTAAAGGAATATTAATGGTAGGTCCACCAGGAACTGGTAAAACGTTGTTAGCGAAAGCAATTGCAGGTGAGGCAAATGTTCCGTTTTTTACAATTTCCGGTTCTGATTTTGTTGAAATGTTTGTTGGTGTAGGTGCTGCTCGTGTTAGAAATATGTTTGAAAATTCAAGAAAATATGCTCCTTGTATAATTTTTATTGATGAAATTGATGCTGTAGGTAGACAAAGAGGAGCTGGTTTTGGAGGTGGTCATGATGAACGTGAACAAACTTTAAATCAAATTTTAGTTGAAATGGATGGTTTTGAAGGTAATGAAGGAATAATTTTAATTGCAGCAACTAATCGTCCTGATGTATTAGACCCCGCTTTATTAAGACCGGGAAGATTTGATCGAAAAGTTATAGTTTCTTTACCTAATATTCAAGGAAGAAAAGATATTTTAAAAATTCATATGAAAAAAATTCCTATTTCTGATGATGTTATTCCTGAAGTACTTGCAAAAAGTACACCAGGTTTTTCAGGTGCTGATTTAGCAAATCTAGTAAATGAATCTGCTTTATTAGCTGCACGTAATAATAAAAATTCAGTTTCTATGATAGAATTTGAGAAATCAAAAGATAAAATAATTATGGGTTCTGAAAGAAAATCAATATTTTTAACAGAACATCAAAAAGAATCAATTGCTTATCATGAAGCTGGACATGCTATTGTTGGTAAACTTGTTCCTGATAATGATCCAATTCATAAAGTAACCATTATACCTAGGGGGCAATCTTTAGGAATGACATTATTTTTACCTGAAAATGATGTTTTAAACGTTAATCGTCAAAAATTAGAAAGTCAAATATCTATTTTATATGGAGGACGATTAGCAGAAGAAATAATATATGGTATTAAAAAAGTTTCTACTGGTTCTGATCATGATATTAAAGTAGCTACAAATTTAGCTCGAAAAATGGTAACTAGATGGGGTTTTTCAGAAAAATTAGGACCTTTATTATATTCAGAAGAAGATAAAGAAGTTTTTTTTGGAAAATCAGTTATAAATTCAAAATTTATATCTAATGAAACAATTCGCATTATTGATGAAGAAGTAAAATTATTAATTGATATCAATTATCAACGTGCGAAAAAAATTTTAAATGAAAATATAGATATTTTACATGCAATGAAAGATGCATTACTTAAATATGAAACAATAAACTCTTCACAAATTAAAGATTTAATGTCAAGGAAAATAACATGTTCTTAA
- the nusA gene encoding transcription termination factor NusA — MNKEILSVVDAVSHEKSIPREKIFQALESALEIATKKKYNQDINIRVCINRSTGSFNTYRRWLVVNNVFNPTKEITLEAARFENKKIQLCDYIEDCIDSVTFDRIATQIAKQVIIQKVREAEKEIILNKFDKKKGQIIIGIVKKISRDYIILDVGNNIEGIIMREDMLPRENFRINDRVRGILYNISYEKQGAQLFISRSKSDMLIELFRIEVPEIREKFIEIKAIARDPGLRSKIAVTTYDERIDPVGACVGMRGSRVQAVSNELCGERIDIILWDNNPKKFVINSMAPADVSSIFLDNTNHVINIEVKLCNLAQAIGRNGQNVRLASQLTGWELNIITSNPIIKIKKSKKNNFFDILKNKFNFTENDILLVIHSGFSSIKSIAYASINQLLSIKGIKTDVVLNMQKKAIFILENDKKKSIKIYKKKYLNSEFANLKNINKFIIQQLIEKKICTLEHLAEQSIDDLHDISFLFFRTSWSLIMEARNICWFNENS; from the coding sequence ATGAACAAAGAAATATTATCTGTGGTAGATGCTGTTTCACATGAAAAATCTATTCCAAGAGAAAAGATTTTTCAAGCTTTAGAAAGTGCTTTAGAAATTGCTACCAAAAAAAAATATAATCAAGATATTAATATTAGAGTATGCATAAATCGTAGTACAGGTAGTTTTAATACATATAGAAGATGGTTAGTGGTTAATAATGTATTTAATCCAACAAAAGAGATTACATTAGAAGCTGCTCGATTTGAAAATAAAAAAATTCAATTATGTGATTATATAGAAGATTGCATTGATTCTGTAACTTTTGATCGTATTGCTACACAAATTGCTAAGCAAGTAATAATACAAAAAGTTAGAGAAGCTGAAAAAGAAATAATTCTTAATAAATTCGATAAAAAAAAAGGTCAAATTATTATAGGTATTGTTAAAAAAATCAGTAGAGATTATATTATTTTAGACGTTGGTAATAATATTGAAGGTATTATTATGCGTGAAGATATGTTACCAAGAGAAAATTTTCGAATTAATGATAGAGTTAGAGGTATATTATATAATATTTCTTATGAAAAACAAGGTGCTCAATTATTTATAAGTAGATCAAAATCTGATATGTTAATTGAATTATTTCGTATTGAAGTACCTGAAATTAGAGAAAAATTTATAGAAATTAAAGCAATTGCACGTGATCCTGGTTTACGTTCTAAAATAGCTGTTACCACATATGATGAGAGAATTGATCCAGTAGGAGCATGTGTAGGAATGAGGGGTTCTAGAGTTCAAGCTGTTTCTAATGAATTATGTGGAGAAAGAATTGATATTATTTTATGGGATAATAATCCGAAAAAATTTGTTATTAATTCTATGGCACCCGCTGATGTATCTTCTATTTTTTTGGATAATACTAATCATGTAATTAATATAGAAGTTAAATTATGTAATTTAGCACAAGCAATTGGTAGAAATGGACAAAATGTAAGATTAGCTTCTCAATTAACTGGATGGGAATTAAATATAATTACTTCTAATCCTATTATTAAAATAAAAAAATCAAAAAAAAATAATTTTTTTGATATATTAAAAAATAAATTTAATTTTACAGAAAATGATATTTTATTAGTAATTCATTCTGGTTTTTCTTCTATTAAATCAATTGCTTATGCTTCTATTAATCAGTTATTATCAATTAAAGGAATTAAAACAGATGTTGTTTTAAACATGCAGAAAAAAGCTATATTTATTTTAGAAAATGACAAAAAGAAATCTATTAAAATATATAAAAAAAAATATTTAAATTCTGAATTTGCAAATTTAAAAAATATTAATAAATTTATTATTCAACAGTTAATAGAAAAAAAAATATGTACTTTAGAACATCTAGCAGAACAAAGTATTGATGATCTTCATGATATTTCTTTTCTTTTCTTCCGCACAAGCTGGTCATTAATTATGGAAGCTCGGAATATTTGTTGGTTTAATGAAAATTCATAA
- the truB gene encoding tRNA pseudouridine(55) synthase TruB, translating to MVFQNNKNYNGILLLDKPKGISSNGILQQIKKIFLAKKAGYTGSLDPMATGMLPILFGNATKFSKYLTDSAKKYHVIAKLGETTSTGDLSGKKLKIKSININTNDIYKILNSFIGEIYQVPPMFSAIKYNGIPLYKYARLGILVPRKKRKLFIYKINFIQFVNPFLEFTVICSKGTYIRSLVNDIGNKLFCGGHVIFLRRLYIKPYNSSKLVTLSNLHFIENKNIEQIHKFYLFNMLNTFLLPVSSFFFKYPIIKILHSDINNFQKKIKIALNFFSTIGLVQVITKKNNIFLGIGKINKFGILTPKCVLCS from the coding sequence ATGGTTTTTCAAAATAATAAAAATTATAATGGAATATTATTATTAGATAAACCAAAAGGTATTTCTTCTAATGGAATATTACAACAGATAAAAAAAATTTTTTTAGCTAAAAAAGCTGGATACACTGGATCTTTAGACCCTATGGCTACAGGAATGTTACCCATTTTATTTGGTAATGCGACTAAATTTTCTAAATATTTAACTGATTCAGCAAAAAAATATCATGTTATAGCAAAATTAGGAGAAACTACTTCTACGGGTGATTTATCTGGTAAAAAATTAAAAATTAAATCTATTAATATAAATACTAATGATATTTATAAAATTTTAAATTCTTTTATTGGAGAAATTTATCAAGTTCCTCCTATGTTTTCTGCGATTAAATATAATGGAATTCCATTATATAAATATGCTCGATTAGGAATTTTAGTTCCAAGAAAAAAAAGAAAACTATTTATTTATAAAATAAATTTTATTCAATTTGTTAACCCTTTTTTAGAATTTACAGTAATATGTTCTAAAGGAACCTATATAAGAAGTTTAGTAAATGATATTGGTAATAAATTATTTTGCGGAGGACATGTAATTTTTTTACGTCGATTATATATAAAACCTTATAATTCATCAAAATTAGTAACATTATCAAATTTACATTTTATAGAAAATAAAAATATAGAACAAATACATAAATTTTATTTGTTTAATATGTTAAATACATTTTTATTACCTGTAAGTTCTTTTTTTTTTAAGTATCCTATAATAAAAATATTACATTCTGATATAAATAACTTTCAAAAAAAAATAAAGATTGCGTTGAATTTCTTTTCTACTATTGGATTAGTTCAAGTTATAACTAAAAAAAATAATATATTTTTAGGAATAGGTAAAATTAATAAATTTGGAATTTTAACTCCAAAATGTGTTTTATGTAGTTAA
- the rbfA gene encoding 30S ribosome-binding factor RbfA, protein MLKDFSRSMRLERSLYKEIAVIIQKNLRDPRLNSFITITEVKLSYDLSYAKVFITFLNYDDKKNIKIILGILQNATGYIRSLLNKKIYLRIVPKLFFVYDTSLINGIFISELIKNI, encoded by the coding sequence ATGTTAAAAGATTTTAGTCGATCTATGAGATTAGAACGTAGTTTATATAAGGAAATTGCTGTAATTATTCAAAAAAATTTAAGAGATCCAAGATTAAATTCTTTTATTACTATTACAGAAGTAAAATTATCTTATGATTTAAGTTATGCAAAAGTATTTATTACATTTCTTAATTATGATGATAAAAAAAATATTAAAATAATATTAGGTATTTTACAAAATGCAACTGGATATATTCGTTCATTACTTAATAAAAAAATATATTTGCGTATTGTTCCTAAATTATTTTTTGTTTATGATACTTCCCTTATTAATGGTATTTTTATTTCTGAATTAATTAAAAATATTTAA
- the greA gene encoding transcription elongation factor GreA, which translates to MFNKIPMTLRGFNKLKSELKKLKYITRPCIVKAIANARQLGDLKENAEYHSAREEQSFCENRICEIENKLLRAQIIDITKIPFKGIVIFGSTVTVLQISTSNIFVYTIVGDDEANYKEFSISIHSPMSRALIGKKKNDIIKVNTPTGYIKYIIKKIEYI; encoded by the coding sequence TTGTTTAATAAAATTCCAATGACATTACGGGGTTTTAATAAATTAAAATCTGAATTAAAAAAATTAAAATACATTACTAGACCTTGTATTGTAAAAGCAATTGCAAACGCTCGTCAATTAGGTGATTTAAAAGAAAATGCAGAGTATCATTCAGCACGTGAAGAACAGAGTTTTTGTGAAAATAGAATTTGTGAAATTGAAAATAAATTATTACGTGCTCAAATAATTGATATTACTAAAATACCTTTTAAAGGTATTGTTATTTTTGGATCTACAGTAACTGTATTGCAAATTAGTACTAGTAATATTTTTGTATATACTATTGTTGGTGACGATGAAGCAAATTATAAAGAATTTTCAATTTCTATTCATTCACCTATGTCAAGAGCTTTAATTGGAAAAAAAAAAAATGATATTATAAAAGTTAATACACCTACAGGTTATATAAAATATATTATTAAAAAAATTGAATATATTTAA